AAAAATATGATTACGGCTTATGTAGGAACTCAGGCTGATAAACTGAATGAATCTACAACTGCGATGAACGAGCTTTTAACGACTCTTCCAAAATCTGAGCAGTTGTTTGAAACGGCAAAAAGCGGCTTAAGAAAAACGATTGCTGCAGAAAGAATTACCCAAGACGGAATTATTTTTTCTTATTTATCAGCTCAAAAATTAGGTCTCGATTATGACAGGAGAAAAAGTGTCTACGAGCAATCTCCGAAACTGAGCTTCTCAGACATCAATACGTTTCATGACAAGGAAATGAAAGGGAAAAACTATACTTACTGTCTTGTAGCGTCACAAGACAAAGTGAAAGATGAAGATTTGCTGAAATTAGGTGAACTAAAAAAGCTAAGCCTTACAGAAATATTCGGTTACTAAAACCAGAAAGAGCTTCGAAAGAGGCTCTTTTTTATTCATACTAAAGCGATTATTGATAATCTATTTTGTGATTGAGTTCTATTGGATTGTTATTGTTTCTTATCACCTTCTTTATTCTATCAGTTTCAAGCTTCAAATCGAGTGAAACTGCATTTCCTGCTCCATCATCTTTTTTTATCGGAACTCCCATAGATTTCATACGCGCATAAGGATCAGAATAGTAATTTTCAGCTAATTTTTTAAATTGTTCCCAATTTAGTTCTGTACCTTTATTTCTGTAATAGATCTTTTCACTACCATTTTTTATTTCAGTTAAATTAAAGATATAATTGTTCTGATCATCTGAAAGATTAACAATCAAGCCTGGTAAACCATTAAAAACATAAGGACCATCTTGAATGGGAATTTCTGTTGTGAACCAAGCGATCCAATTTCTGCCACCATAAGTTACTTTTGCTTTTTGAACATTGAAATTTTCGATTTTACTTTTTTCAGATAAGATTTCCCAGTTAAGTTTTTCAATGATTTTTATCGAATAGAGATCTCTGTAAATATTTTGAATACTTTTATACGTAATATTTTCAGTAAAATTTTTAATAACATAAATCTGATCTTCCAGTGTTATTCCTCTTCCCAGTCCTAAACCAGTAATTGCAATAAGAGAATCAGATCTCCTATCATGCTCAGTTCTAAAAACAGAACTTTTACCATTTTCTGAATCTAAAACCATTTTTTTTAGAGTGATGCTATCCTTTCGTGGATTTGATTTATACTCTAAATCGTATTTGAATAATTTATTTTGAGCATGAATGTTATCAAAAAATATGACAATACAAAAAAATAGGAATTTTATAAGAAGTTTATTTTTTTTCATACTATAAATATAATAATCATATAAATAATGAGACGTAAAATTTTACGTCTCATATTTAAAATTAATTTATTGACATCTATTTCCCCAATCATTTACTCCACATTGAAAAAATCCACAGACAAGACCATATTGTCTACAACCGTCATCTGTACCTCCTCCAGTTGGCGTACACATATCAGCACATCCACCACCACTTCCACCACCTATATAAGGTGGTAATTTCTTCCCTCCATTTAAAGATTTCAATTCATTTCTCGAAAGTTTTTTTAAATTTTTCATACTAAATTTTTTAGAATTAATAATTATTTTGTAATTCAGCAGTTTTTTCTGTGTAAATTGCTTTTGCTAATATGGAAATTTCTTCATATTTTAACCAACTAAGAAATTAATTATTTCAATTAGAAAATTAATCAAACACAAATGATATGAACACAGGTACTAAAATTAAAAATTTGAGAGAAGAAATGCATTTTTCTCAAGCTCAATTAGCTTTTGAGTTAGGAATTTCACAAGGAACTTTACACAACATAGAAAGCGGACATTCTAGGAAAATTGACTTTTTACTGGTAGACAAAATTTGTCAGTTTTTTGATAAAGATTTTAAATATTTTTTAGATGAAAAGACAGTGAATAATATAAATGAAAATCACGGTCAAACTGTTTTTCTAAATAATCTCCAAGAAAACTACTTAGAAGAATTCAAAAATTTGGTTTTAAGAAATAAAGAGAATGAAGAAATTATTAAGGAATTAAAAAACAAACTTAATTTTTAAAAATAGAAAATTTATTAAAAACCCAAAAAGAGCTTCGAAAGAGGCTCTTTTTTTATAGAGTTAATAGAAAATTAACTGTGAATTCAGAGCTTTTTTAGTAATTTAGATTAAAAACAATTATAGATTTTATTTATCAAAAAGTATTTTATCGATAGATAAAACTGTGTATATTTGCATTGTAAAATTAATCAAATTAAAAATTAGAAAATTATGTCTTTAGTAGGTAAAAAATTTCCAAACGTAACGATTGACGCAATGTCTGAAATGGGTGATGATCTTAGAATCAACATCTTTGAAGAGACTACAAAAAACCAACAAAAAGTGCTTTTGTTCTGGTATCCAAAAGATTTTACTTTTGTTTGCCCAACTGAGCTTCACGCATTTCAAGAAGCTTTAGGTGAGTTTGAAAAAAGAAACACTAAAGTGATTGGTGCTTCTTGTGATACAAACGAAGTACACTTTGCTTGGTTGAACGTTTCAAAAGACAACGGTGGTATTGAAGGAGTTACTTATCCGCTTTTAGCTGATACTCACAGACAATTGGCAAACTTATTAGATATTGTAGATCAAGATCTAGAATTTGACGAAGAAGGAAATGAGTATTTCACAGGTTCAAACGTAACCTACAGAGCAACCTATTTGATCGACGAAACAGGAAAAGTATTCCACGAGTCGGTAAATGATATGCCTCTAGGAAGAAATGTAAAAGAATATTTAAGATTAATCGACGCTTATACTCACGTTCAGAAGCACGGTGAGGTTTGCCCTGCAAACTGGGAAGAAGGTAAAGACGCGATGAAAGCTGACAGAACTTCTACTGCTGAATATTTAGCGAAGAACTAAGACAATGTGGTAATTTGAAAATGAGATAATTTGAAAATTAATCACATTGGTTATTTAATAATTATCTCATTTTCTATTTCTAAGAGTCAGTTTAAGTTTTATTATTTTAAATTCTTTAGGATTAACTTTTTGAGGTTCTCAATCAGTTTTTAGTGTAATTCTCGCTGATTTTGCTGATTAAGCAGATTTGTTTCAATGTTTTTAATCTGCGAGATTTCTACAATCTGCAAGAGAAACTATGAATTTAAAACAGACTCTAAACATTTTCAAATTAATAAATTCTCAAATTTTAAAATTAAACTTATGTATACAGAATTAACAGAAGATACGTTACAAAATATCGTTAATGAAAACGAAAAAGTAGTTGTACAATATGGTGCCACTTGGTGTGGAAACTGCAGAATTATGAAGCCTAAATTCAAGAAATTAGCTTCAGAAAATGATGCGATTCCTTTTTTATATGTTGATGCTGAAAAATTGCCAGAAAGCAGAAAATTAGCAAAAGTAGACAACTTGCCTACGTTTGCAATCTTCAAAAATGGTGAATTGGTCAACCAAGTACAAACTAACCAAGCAGAAAGTTTAATTAACTTGTTTAACGAATTGTAATAAGGAATTTACTTTTTTAGTGAATCCATATTACTTATAAAAATAAAAATCAGATATGAAACTGCCAATTATAAGACAATTTTATCAAAACCAAACTCCAGAAAATTTAGAAAAAACGTTAGAGGTTTTAGAATCTTTTACAGAGTTTAGAGGAACTACCGAAGAAGATATGAATGTTGCAGGTGAATTGATTACCAATATTTGTGGCGCTTTGGAAGTTCATGCTAACGTACAAAACGGAATGAGCGAGAAAGATGCTTTAAACTCTTTTGCACAAAAGGTTTTAGGCTCAATTGATAAATAGTATTTAATCACGAATGTTTTCAAATAAAAGACTAAAGATTAGTGTTATTTGTTATAAAAATTAGAGCTATTCGTGTTTAAATCTCAAAAATAAAATCCCGATGAAAAACATCAGGATTTTTTGGGTTTATAAAAGTTTAGGATAATTTATATCTCAAAACTCATCATTTATAATTCTAAATTAGCTTCTTCGGCTCATTAATATTCTTAAAATATACCAAAATAATAACATAATAGAAGCAAAAAGCTGTAAAGAAGCGCCAACATATTGATCAATTGTATAAGAATCTTTCAACTTACTCGTTTGATATAAAATCGTTACAGAAGCTAAGATTACCATTCCTACCGAGAACCAAAGCCCAAGGTCAAAACCGAAAATCATTCCTGCAACAATTAATCCTAAAGCGATAAAACCTCCTATTGTAATAATATTTCTAAGGAACGAAAAATCTCTTTTAGAAGTAAACGCTACTGCAGAAACCCCTGCAAACATTGCAATAGTAAGAGTTGCTGCCTGAAAAATCAACTGCCCTGTATTAGGATATGCCATTGCCATATACATCATCGGCAAAAAGATAATTGCCTGAAGCACGGTGTAAAGAGCAAGCCCCAAATATTGAATCGACCTGCTTTGAGCTAAAGACCATTTGTTTGCTAAAAAAGAAGCCAACCAAAACAGTCCTAAAATCAAAAGCCAGCTGTATTTCTGCCCGACCATCATATACACTATTTCGCTCGGAACAACGGCTAGCAAAGTAGTTTCAACAGCAATAAATGCAAGAATTGCAAAAGCAACATGCAAATAGGTTTTTTTGTAAAAATTAGCCTTTTCTACATCCGAAGAATGTGCGACTAAAACATCTGTCATCATAAGTTTTCTATTTATATTTTTTAATTACTATAATTCGGTTTTACCCCAAGTATTTTACCATCGTTCTCAAAAATAACGGTAATCAAATCTCTTGGTGGGTCATTTTTATCATCTTCATATTTGTATTGAATCGCAGGATACGTCTGATTATCTAAAAGCTTTTGATAGCCAGATTCATACACTTCCGTCTTTCTTTCAAAGCTTATTCCGCCGGAAAGTTTCTGAATCATGTTTTCGTTTACCATGCTCTTTACTTTTTCAGAAATAAGCAAACCAACTGCTTGTTTATCTGCTGTTTTTAGCGCAGAAACAAATTTGGAAAAAGACTGATTGTACAATTCAATTTTATCTTTAGGTATGCTGGCTAAAACATCCATTGCTGGAGTTTGAACCTCTACTTTACTTATATTTTGTGCAGATGCAAAAGTGATAGCGAAAAGACCTAAAGCTGCAAATATTTTTTTCATGTCAAATAATTTTTAATTTGGCTGATCTAATTTAAGACAAATAAATTAAATACCTTCCAAAAATTTCATTGTATCTACATTGTCTGCGTAGGTATTCAATCCTGGGTTTTGTGCTTCTCCGAATGGAATTGAGGCTATTTCAAGCTCACTTTTCGCGACAATACACTGAATATTTTCTTCATTTTCAGCAATGAAATTTTTCACTTCATCTAAAGAAGAATATCTGCTAAAATTAATCACAGAAAGCGGACTGAACAATTGATTATCTTCTTTCAGCATTACAAAATTATTATCCCAGAATTTATCTTGGTTTAAAAGATAAACCGCTCTGTTATAATCATAATTATTGGCATATTTATTATGGTTAATAATATCTTCAAAACCAATAAAACTCTCAAACAATCTGTCGATTACAAAATCTTCAGGAATAAAAATTCTAGTTACATTTCTGCATCCTAAACCAAAATATTGAAAAATATCTTGCGCTAAAAGCTTCAGTTCTTCTTCTGTTTCATCGCCTTTTAAAACAGCAATTGAAGTTCTGTTTTTACGGATAATGCTTAAATGATTTTTAAAATAATATTCTAAATATCTTGCTGTATTATTGCTTCCTGTCGCAATCACTGCATCAAAATTCTCTAATCTTTCTACCAATTCAAAGTCAATTGTTTCTTCAGAAAACTCGCTCCATTTTTTAAGTAAAAAAGGAACCATTAGTCTGTCTTTTGAAGAAAGTTTAATTAAAGGAATATGATTGCTTAAAATTACAGAAATCACATCGTGAAATCCTACCAAAGGAATGTTTCCGGCAAGAATTAATCCTACTTTTTTTGCTGTTTTTGAGGGTGAATAGCTCTGCAGCCACTCATTTATATTCTCCTGATTCAACAATTCAGACCACTGCTTTAAAGCATACTTCTGATTATCAGCCGTAAACCACGGGTTTTCAATTTCCGATTTTTTCAACACCTGTTGAAATTCAACATCACTTTCATTATATTCTTCAGAATTCTTTGCTAAAAACTCTTTTATATAACCGCTTAACTTATTTAGTCCTAAAACTCTTTTTTCGATATTCATAATTACTGTAAAATTGGGGAATATTTTGTAATTTTGTGCAAATTTAAAAAAAATTAGCGATGGCTATTAAAATAACTGATGAATGCATTAATTGTGGGGCTTGCGAACCAGAATGTCCAAACAATGCAATATATGAAGGAGCGGTAGATTGGAAAGCATCCGAGGGTACTGAACTTTCAGGAACTGTAACTTTACCATCAGGTCTTACAGTTGACGCAAATGCACCACAGGAACCTGTGAGTGACGACGTTTATTTTATTGTAACAGACAAGTGTACAGAATGTAAAGGCTTCCATGAAGAGCCACAGTGTGCTGCGGTTTGCCCTGTAGACTGCTGTGTTCCGGATGAAGACCATGTAGAATCTGAAGAAGCTTTGCTAAACAAAAAAGCGTTCTTACACGGTGAATAAAAACTACCGTCTCATACATTATGAGACGGTTTTATTTTATATTTAAATTAAATCTCTTCAAATAGTAATAATGAAACCGCAGATTTTATTTATCTTGAATAAAATTTGCAAAAACAACAAGTAAAATTATGAGCAAAAAGCACAATTTCAGCGCAGGACCATGTATCTTACCTCAGGAAGTATTTGAAAAATCAGCAGAAGCAATTTTAGATTTTAATGGAATTGGTTTATCAATTCTTGAGATTTCGCACAGGAGTAAAGATTTTGTTGCGGTGATGGATGAAGCTCGTGCGATTGTAAAAAGATTAATGAATCTTGGTGATGATTATGAAGTTCTGTATTTGGGAGGCGGTGCAAGTCTTCAATTTGCAATGGTACCTTACAATTTGATGAAAGTGGGCGGTAAAGCAGCTTATCTCGATACCGGAACTTGGGCTGCAGGAGCTATAAAAGAGGCTAAAAAAGTAGGAAGTGTAGATATTGTAGGTTCTTCAAAAGAAGAAAATTACTCATTCATTCCTAAAGATTATAAAATAGGTGCAGAATATGATTATTTTCACTGTACATCAAACAATACTATCTATGGAACTCAAATGAAAACTTTCCCTGAAGTAGACACTTTAATGGTTTGTGATATGAGTTCTGATATTTTCTCAAGACAATTAGATTTCTCAAAATTTGATTTAATCTACGCCGGAGCTCAGAAAAACATGGGACCAGCAGGGGTGACTTTAGTGGTTGTGAAAAAAGAAATTCTTGAAAAAGCAGGAAGAGAAAATATGCCTTCTTATTTTGATTATTCTCAACACATTGCTAAAGAATCAATGTACAATACTCCACCGGTTTTCCCTGTGTACGCATCTTTGCTTACGTTACAGTATTTAGAGAAAAACGGAGGTATTGCAGCGGCAGAAGCAAGAAATGAAGCGAAAGCTAAATTATTATACGACGAAATAGATTCTAACCCATTGTTTGAAACATTCTGCGTGAAAGAAGACCGTTCGTTAATGAATGTTTCTTTTAAACTAAATGATGATTCTAAAAAAGAAGAATTTGATGCAGCATGGAAAGCCGCAGGAATTAATGGTTTAAACGGACACAGAAGCTTGGGAGGCTACAGAGCAAGTATGTATAATGCATTGCCAATAGAGAGCGTACAAGTTTTGGTAGATGTAATGAAATCTATAAAATAATTCAGCAATAAAGAAATCAAGATTTAAAAGATGTTTTTCATTCTCTTAAATTTTCTTAATTTGCGCAACTATTTATTTTTTAAATTCATCTTAAAAATATTAGATAAAAATAATGAAAGTTTTAGCTAACGACGGAATCTCCCAAGCTGGAGAGCTCGCTTTAAAAGAAGCCGGAATTGAACTGCTCGATAACAGAGTTGCTCAGGAGCACGTTATCAATTTCATCAATGAAAATAACGTAGATGTTCTTTTGGTGCGAAGTGCTACCAAAGTTAGACAAGATTTGATTGACGCTTGTCCTAATCTTAAAATCGTCGGAAGAGGCGGGATTGGGATGGATAATATCGATGTAGAATATGCCATTGAAAAAGGATTGTATGTAATCAATACTCCTACTGCTTCATCAAAATCGGTGGCAGAGTTGGTGTTTGCACATTTCTTTTCTTTAGCAAGATTTTTACATGAATCTAACCGATTGATGCCATTGGAAGGAGATACCCATTTCAATGCCATGAAAAAGTCTTTCAGCAAAGCTTACGAACTTTCAGGAAAAACGTTAGGCGTCATTGGTTTTGGAAGCATTGGCCAAGAAGTCGTAAAAATGGGAATTTCTTTAGGAATGAAAATAAAAGTTCTTACAAGAAAACCCAGAACAGAAGTTTTAACCTTAAATTTTTTTGACGGACAAACTTTAAATTTTGAAATTACTTCGACGAATGATACCGACGAGTTTTTAAAAGATGTAGACTTCATCAGTATCAATACGCCACAAACTGAAGGATACATTATTGATACTCCACAGTTTGAAAAAATGAAAGACGGTGTTTACATTGTCAATACAGCAAGAGGAGGCGTCATCAATGAAGTTACTTTGCTCGATTTTATAGAATCTGGTAAAGTGGCAGGAGCCGCTCTAGATGTTTTTGAAAACGAACCGTCACCTGAACTGATTTTGCTAATGAACCCTAACCTTTCTCTTACACCGCATTTAGGAGGAAATACTGTAGATGCACAGGAGAAAATAGGAGTAGAACTTGCTCATCAGATTATTGAAATTAAAAAGAAACTATAAATTATATATGCCAGTTTTTAAACCTTTCCGTGGAATACGTCCTCATAAAGATTATGAGTCTACGTTTCCTACTCATCCTTTAGATAATTTCACACAAGCTGAAATTGCTGAGAAAGCTCAAAAAGAGAAAACTTACATCAATATGATTAAACCCTATGTTGTAAGTAAATCTAAAGATGTAGACAGGAATTTAAGGAAAATACGGACTACTTTTGAAGAACTTTTAGAAGACAAAACCTTAGTTCAGGATAGCTCTGCCTATTATCTTTATGAGCAGACTTATCCAAACAAACAAAAATTCAGAGGA
The sequence above is a segment of the Chryseobacterium turcicum genome. Coding sequences within it:
- a CDS encoding thioredoxin family protein, yielding MYTELTEDTLQNIVNENEKVVVQYGATWCGNCRIMKPKFKKLASENDAIPFLYVDAEKLPESRKLAKVDNLPTFAIFKNGELVNQVQTNQAESLINLFNEL
- a CDS encoding DUF6952 family protein translates to MKLPIIRQFYQNQTPENLEKTLEVLESFTEFRGTTEEDMNVAGELITNICGALEVHANVQNGMSEKDALNSFAQKVLGSIDK
- the serC gene encoding 3-phosphoserine/phosphohydroxythreonine transaminase translates to MSKKHNFSAGPCILPQEVFEKSAEAILDFNGIGLSILEISHRSKDFVAVMDEARAIVKRLMNLGDDYEVLYLGGGASLQFAMVPYNLMKVGGKAAYLDTGTWAAGAIKEAKKVGSVDIVGSSKEENYSFIPKDYKIGAEYDYFHCTSNNTIYGTQMKTFPEVDTLMVCDMSSDIFSRQLDFSKFDLIYAGAQKNMGPAGVTLVVVKKEILEKAGRENMPSYFDYSQHIAKESMYNTPPVFPVYASLLTLQYLEKNGGIAAAEARNEAKAKLLYDEIDSNPLFETFCVKEDRSLMNVSFKLNDDSKKEEFDAAWKAAGINGLNGHRSLGGYRASMYNALPIESVQVLVDVMKSIK
- a CDS encoding D-2-hydroxyacid dehydrogenase, which codes for MKVLANDGISQAGELALKEAGIELLDNRVAQEHVINFINENNVDVLLVRSATKVRQDLIDACPNLKIVGRGGIGMDNIDVEYAIEKGLYVINTPTASSKSVAELVFAHFFSLARFLHESNRLMPLEGDTHFNAMKKSFSKAYELSGKTLGVIGFGSIGQEVVKMGISLGMKIKVLTRKPRTEVLTLNFFDGQTLNFEITSTNDTDEFLKDVDFISINTPQTEGYIIDTPQFEKMKDGVYIVNTARGGVINEVTLLDFIESGKVAGAALDVFENEPSPELILLMNPNLSLTPHLGGNTVDAQEKIGVELAHQIIEIKKKL
- a CDS encoding acyl-CoA reductase — encoded protein: MNIEKRVLGLNKLSGYIKEFLAKNSEEYNESDVEFQQVLKKSEIENPWFTADNQKYALKQWSELLNQENINEWLQSYSPSKTAKKVGLILAGNIPLVGFHDVISVILSNHIPLIKLSSKDRLMVPFLLKKWSEFSEETIDFELVERLENFDAVIATGSNNTARYLEYYFKNHLSIIRKNRTSIAVLKGDETEEELKLLAQDIFQYFGLGCRNVTRIFIPEDFVIDRLFESFIGFEDIINHNKYANNYDYNRAVYLLNQDKFWDNNFVMLKEDNQLFSPLSVINFSRYSSLDEVKNFIAENEENIQCIVAKSELEIASIPFGEAQNPGLNTYADNVDTMKFLEGI
- a CDS encoding peptidylprolyl isomerase, with protein sequence MKKIFAALGLFAITFASAQNISKVEVQTPAMDVLASIPKDKIELYNQSFSKFVSALKTADKQAVGLLISEKVKSMVNENMIQKLSGGISFERKTEVYESGYQKLLDNQTYPAIQYKYEDDKNDPPRDLITVIFENDGKILGVKPNYSN
- a CDS encoding helix-turn-helix domain-containing protein, with amino-acid sequence MNTGTKIKNLREEMHFSQAQLAFELGISQGTLHNIESGHSRKIDFLLVDKICQFFDKDFKYFLDEKTVNNINENHGQTVFLNNLQENYLEEFKNLVLRNKENEEIIKELKNKLNF
- a CDS encoding 4Fe-4S binding protein; protein product: MAIKITDECINCGACEPECPNNAIYEGAVDWKASEGTELSGTVTLPSGLTVDANAPQEPVSDDVYFIVTDKCTECKGFHEEPQCAAVCPVDCCVPDEDHVESEEALLNKKAFLHGE
- a CDS encoding peroxiredoxin encodes the protein MSLVGKKFPNVTIDAMSEMGDDLRINIFEETTKNQQKVLLFWYPKDFTFVCPTELHAFQEALGEFEKRNTKVIGASCDTNEVHFAWLNVSKDNGGIEGVTYPLLADTHRQLANLLDIVDQDLEFDEEGNEYFTGSNVTYRATYLIDETGKVFHESVNDMPLGRNVKEYLRLIDAYTHVQKHGEVCPANWEEGKDAMKADRTSTAEYLAKN
- a CDS encoding Bax inhibitor-1/YccA family protein → MMTDVLVAHSSDVEKANFYKKTYLHVAFAILAFIAVETTLLAVVPSEIVYMMVGQKYSWLLILGLFWLASFLANKWSLAQSRSIQYLGLALYTVLQAIIFLPMMYMAMAYPNTGQLIFQAATLTIAMFAGVSAVAFTSKRDFSFLRNIITIGGFIALGLIVAGMIFGFDLGLWFSVGMVILASVTILYQTSKLKDSYTIDQYVGASLQLFASIMLLFWYILRILMSRRS
- a CDS encoding GLPGLI family protein gives rise to the protein MKKNKLLIKFLFFCIVIFFDNIHAQNKLFKYDLEYKSNPRKDSITLKKMVLDSENGKSSVFRTEHDRRSDSLIAITGLGLGRGITLEDQIYVIKNFTENITYKSIQNIYRDLYSIKIIEKLNWEILSEKSKIENFNVQKAKVTYGGRNWIAWFTTEIPIQDGPYVFNGLPGLIVNLSDDQNNYIFNLTEIKNGSEKIYYRNKGTELNWEQFKKLAENYYSDPYARMKSMGVPIKKDDGAGNAVSLDLKLETDRIKKVIRNNNNPIELNHKIDYQ
- a CDS encoding bacteriocin-like protein — protein: MKNLKKLSRNELKSLNGGKKLPPYIGGGSGGGCADMCTPTGGGTDDGCRQYGLVCGFFQCGVNDWGNRCQ